ATTTTTTTCAGCAAAGGTTTACTTTCTATTTTATTCATTGGAATCCTTTGATTTTTTTACAAAAGTCATATCTTTATTTAAAGTATTTGTATACTTTGTATATTTTGTATATTTTGTTTGAATGAAATTCTGAAATACATCTTCTTTCTCTTTGAGAGAAAAGGTTAAAATCCCATATACGAGAAATAGCATTACTGATATCCCTACAATCAAAGTTTGATACGGTGTTTTATATATCAATTTATTTTGTGTATTCGAAACTTTATGAGGTACAAAAAATGACTTACTACTATGCCCTTGAATCATTTTGATTTGTCTATACAAATTTTCTCTAATAGTATCTATTTCCATCTTACCACGATGATGTATACGATATCGTCCTTCAAATCCTAAAGAGAGACATACATACATTAACTCTAATAAATGAATATATTTCGCTGAGGAACGAAACAATTGATCTAATATCTGAAAAAACTTTTCACCACCATAAGTCTCATTATAAAAGTAAACCAACAAACTATTATTAGACCAATTATTATCTTTCCCCCAATATGTTGAAGATATCAGTTCATCAGACACTGTACATAAAATATAACGAGCAATAATTATTTGTGAATTTTCTATATTGGAGTTAGAAAGTGTTTCTGCATAAGTAGTTATAAGTTCAATTAGTTTCATACGTAATGTATCCACTGAACCTATATCATAACTATTTTGTAAAGTATCAATTTCTTTAATAATGTCCGAAGCAAAGTATAAAAATTTATTTTCAACACTTTCATTATTTGACACATCACTTACTGATACTTTTTGAGCACCTGATAAAACATTATTTTTAAAAGATGTATAACTCTCATCCTTATGAGCGAAATTTGTTAATGTATCACTTTTTTTATCTAAAGATATCAACATTGTTTTGTTAGAATTCATCTATTAAGTCCTCTCTTAATCATTACGAATTGCCCATAAGGTGTACTCTATATTTGGTATTTCATTAGAGAGATAAAATGCAAATCCACCAGAACGAGCAAGTTTTTCTTTATCTTCTTCCTCCAATTCAACTTTAAAATATAAAAAATTCACTTTATATGGAATCTGTCTAGGTGCAACAGTAAGAACTTTGAGCTTAAATCCACTCAGATGATAATTGACCAAGTCCCGTATGGTTTCTATGCTTCCCATTTTTAGATTTGATAAAAGAATTTTCTTTAACTTTTCATCTTCCAAATCACCCTTAACAGCAAAAATAAAACTAGCACCATGAAGAATAGATTTATCTACTATCTGAGCGACATGAATACCATATTTTCGTTTTTCAATTAGCAAAGCTTGACTTTTTTGTTCAAGTACCATACTTAACATCTGCGAGAGCTCCGTAAATACTTGTTTAAAACTTTCTCCCTGTTGTTCATGTGCATAAATGTATTTTTGTTCTAATACTTTTTCTTTTTTCATAAATACAGTTAATTCAGCCATAAAAGAAATTAATTCCAAATACACTGATGAAGGATGGATTCTATCTTGACTTAAATAGTAATGAATACGACTTTTCGTTTTAGTCAAAAGTTGTAACATCAAATAATCACCTAATTCTGTTGCTTGAACATTTGAATCACTTAATTTTTCTGCCAGTTTTTCCATTCTATACGTAGCAATGTTCATTAGCTCATTCATCTTGGCAATCAAACTTTTTGAAGCGGAAAAATGTAAATATGTTGGAATGTAATCATCCTCAAGTTGTATAATTCCACTCTCAGACACATCTCCAATATTGGCTAATTTAATTTTCACATATTGATTATCTACTTCTTCTTCAAATAAAAGCTGAAAATTATATTTTACAACTAAAAGATCTGTGACCCCATTTTCATCTGCATTTGAATTTACCACGTCAGACAAATTAATTCCAACTGACCTTGTTAATCTACTTTTTTGATACTCAAAATGCAGCTCATCGCCATTATGAACATTAATTGGTAAAGCTAAATAGAGTCCTTTCCCAATATCCTCTATAGAGACCTCTAAACTAAGATTATTAATAGTAAATAATGTCCCATCAGGCATTACTCCAGAGGCACTATTGACTACTATTTTTCCAGATCGTAAATAACTTTGATCTATTTCTAAATGAAAAAGGCCCCACATATTGCTACCGAGCTCTTTCGTACGCGTCATCATTTCATAAGCATAATATCTATCATTTTGCTGAAAATGTTGCGGTCTTAAAAAGAGCCCCTCTTTCCATACGACTTTATACTCCATTACTTTGCTTCTTCTATTGTATAATTTACTATCTCGACTTCACTGTAGTTATACGATTCTTTATCCAAGTTAATTATATAACGCCACTTATTATTGGAATCAAGTTCTCTAAAGCTCCCTATTACACCCAAAAATCTTGCTCTTTCACTAAAAAGAATTTTGTACGTTTGTTCTTCATTTGGCACAATAATGTGTTTGTTATGAGAGATCAAATCACTATTCATTTTTGTTGTAGCATTCTCCATTAAAGTCCAATAATCAAATTTTGAAAATTGTTCTGCAGATTCCAATTCGTAAAAATGTAACATCAAAGGTGAAGATACATTATCTTCATCCATATTTATTTCACTATGACTTAAAATCATTAATTCTAAGTGTGTCGGTTTTGCTGCGCACCCGCTTAGAGTCAACAATGTGACAATCAAGACAGTCCATCTCATGTTTTTCATTTTAGCTCCCTACTTTTTCTCATGTTCATTTAATTTTAAAGAATATAAAATATTCTCATACTCTTTTGTAAATTCTTTACGAATCATTTCAACCGATTCGTCAGGATTTTCGTTTAACGATTCAAACATACGTTTATATGCTTTCCAAATCAAATAATCTTTTGGCAAAATGCCTTTCAGAATACCCATTGATTCAAATTTATATTCAAGACTTTTTGGTGAGAATTTTGCAAGTGCCAATTTCATACTGTTCTTGATTGTAGCATGTAGTGCAATAGATTGAAAATTCAGTTCAGTATATGATTTCTGCATTGCCTCTGAGATATTCATTCTGTTTAATGACGTATAGCTTGACGTCGTTTCAAACATTTTCAAAGCACCAATTCCTAAAGTCAACGGATTGTAATCTGCATTTTTATTATATGTAGATAGATGAAGGTCATGGTCAATTTTCTCTTTTATATGAAGCGCATGCTGAAGCGACTCTAAAGAGATCAAAATCATGTCACTTAGCTCATTCATCACTGCGATTTGTTCTTTTGCATCTAAACGTGTAATCGCTATGCCTAACTTTGTTTCCAATATACGTATAAGATTTTCACTCTCTTCATTTTTACGGTCTGAATGTTCTAAAGTTTTTCTTCTTGGTTTCTCTTTGTGCTCCGTATATGAATCTAACAATATGTGCTCTTCTAGTGCTTGTTTTTTATTTTCAAATGAAACTTCTTCTATCTCTTCTTCTGTTTCAAGATCAAAAAAGGCATCAATATTTCTCTGACTCTTTTCATCTTCATCCAAAAGTACACCAATATAATCTTCTTCTGTCGCTACATCATTTTTATTTTGTTCTTGCCATAGTTCATCAATATTATCATTTAAAAAGTCATCATCTGGAATCAGTGTTTCTATTGCTTTTTCTTCTTGAAAAC
This genomic stretch from Candidatus Delongbacteria bacterium harbors:
- the icmH gene encoding type IVB secretion system protein IcmH/DotU; translated protein: MNSNKTMLISLDKKSDTLTNFAHKDESYTSFKNNVLSGAQKVSVSDVSNNESVENKFLYFASDIIKEIDTLQNSYDIGSVDTLRMKLIELITTYAETLSNSNIENSQIIIARYILCTVSDELISSTYWGKDNNWSNNSLLVYFYNETYGGEKFFQILDQLFRSSAKYIHLLELMYVCLSLGFEGRYRIHHRGKMEIDTIRENLYRQIKMIQGHSSKSFFVPHKVSNTQNKLIYKTPYQTLIVGISVMLFLVYGILTFSLKEKEDVFQNFIQTKYTKYTKYTNTLNKDMTFVKKSKDSNE
- the tssK gene encoding type VI secretion system baseplate subunit TssK: MEYKVVWKEGLFLRPQHFQQNDRYYAYEMMTRTKELGSNMWGLFHLEIDQSYLRSGKIVVNSASGVMPDGTLFTINNLSLEVSIEDIGKGLYLALPINVHNGDELHFEYQKSRLTRSVGINLSDVVNSNADENGVTDLLVVKYNFQLLFEEEVDNQYVKIKLANIGDVSESGIIQLEDDYIPTYLHFSASKSLIAKMNELMNIATYRMEKLAEKLSDSNVQATELGDYLMLQLLTKTKSRIHYYLSQDRIHPSSVYLELISFMAELTVFMKKEKVLEQKYIYAHEQQGESFKQVFTELSQMLSMVLEQKSQALLIEKRKYGIHVAQIVDKSILHGASFIFAVKGDLEDEKLKKILLSNLKMGSIETIRDLVNYHLSGFKLKVLTVAPRQIPYKVNFLYFKVELEEEDKEKLARSGGFAFYLSNEIPNIEYTLWAIRND
- the tssJ gene encoding type VI secretion system lipoprotein TssJ; translated protein: MKNMRWTVLIVTLLTLSGCAAKPTHLELMILSHSEINMDEDNVSSPLMLHFYELESAEQFSKFDYWTLMENATTKMNSDLISHNKHIIVPNEEQTYKILFSERARFLGVIGSFRELDSNNKWRYIINLDKESYNYSEVEIVNYTIEEAK
- the tagH gene encoding type VI secretion system-associated FHA domain protein TagH, translated to MKLIFDIVKNGKVTPSKKSFHFDENGGTIGRNDDCHWILRDPNNYISGKHASVVCKQGTYFLIDESTNGTFLKNPYKRVAKGNPFRIKASDVFVIGDHELQARFSNNDYTDDDIIKSFQEEKAIETLIPDDDFLNDNIDELWQEQNKNDVATEEDYIGVLLDEDEKSQRNIDAFFDLETEEEIEEVSFENKKQALEEHILLDSYTEHKEKPRRKTLEHSDRKNEESENLIRILETKLGIAITRLDAKEQIAVMNELSDMILISLESLQHALHIKEKIDHDLHLSTYNKNADYNPLTLGIGALKMFETTSSYTSLNRMNISEAMQKSYTELNFQSIALHATIKNSMKLALAKFSPKSLEYKFESMGILKGILPKDYLIWKAYKRMFESLNENPDESVEMIRKEFTKEYENILYSLKLNEHEKK